In the Malus domestica chromosome 16, GDT2T_hap1 genome, one interval contains:
- the LOC103403062 gene encoding uncharacterized protein isoform X1: protein MYSQKLVNKMGILSRSAGGRKPNETMRLIVTTFVGVVFGFLIGASFPTLSLTKLNLSSSLRPTIDLSYNEDLKSDISSQALLSSWSSARSKNSTSQDQSSNGTLRIWVPSNPRGAEMLPPGIVAAESDFYLRRLWGNPSEDVTIKPRYLVTFTVGLNQKRNIDAAVKKFSENFTILLFHYDGQTTEWDDLEWSKRAIHVSVRKQTKWWYAKRFLHPDIVAPYDYIFIWDEDLGVEHFNSEEYIRLVRKHGLEISQPGLEPNKGLTWQMTKRRGDREVHKQTEEKPGWCTDPLLPPCAAFIEIMAPVFSRSAWRCVWHMIQNDLVHGWGLDFALRKCVEPAHDKIGVVDSQWIVHQTVPSLGSQGESENGKAPWQGVRERCRKEWTMFQKRVSNAENAYFKAIGVDPSTSKAH, encoded by the exons ATGTATAGTCAGAAGCTTGTAAATAAAATGGGAATCCTTTCACGCAG TGCGGGTGGTAGGAAACCAAATGAGACTATGAGGCTTATTGTGACAACTTTTGTAGGAGTAGTTTTTGGGTTCTTGATAGGTGCATCCTTTCCAACATTGTCACTAACAAAG CTGAATCTCTCATCCAGCCTTCGTCCAACTATTGATCTGTCATACAACGAGGATCTGAAATCAGACATCTCCAGCCAAGCACTTCTAAGTTCTTGGTCTTCTGCAAGGagtaaaaatagcacaagtcaAGATCAGAGTTCAAATGGCACATTGAGG ATTTGGGTGCCATCAAATCCCAGAGGTGCAGAAATGCTACCACCAGGAATTGTTGCAGCCGAGTCAGACTTCTACTTGCGCAGATTATGGGGCAATCCTAGTGAG GACGTGACCATCAAACCAAGGTACCTTGTGACATTCACTGTGGGTTTGAATCAGAAAAGGAATATCGATGCAGCAGTGAAAaag TTTTCAGAGAACTTTACGATTCTCCTTTTTCATTATGATGGCCAAACAACTGAGTGGGATGACCTGGAGTGGTCTAAGCGTGCTATACATGTTAGTGTTCGTAAGCAGACTAAATG GTGGTATGCCAAGCGGTTTTTGCATCCTGACATTGTGGCCCCATACGACTACATATTTATCTGGGATGAAGACCTGGGAGTAGAGCATTTTAATTCAGAAGA ATACATTAGACTAGTGAGGAAGCATGGTTTGGAGATTTCACAGCCTGGTTTGGAACCCAACAaaggtttaacatggcagatgACAAAGAGGAGAGGCGATCGTGAAGTTCACAA ACAAACAGAGGAGAAACCGGGCTGGTGCACTGACCCACTTCTGCCTCCATGTGCAGC CTTTATTGAAATCATGGCTCCAGTATTTTCTCGTAGTGCCTGGCGCTGTGTGTGGCATATGATTCAG AATGACTTGGTCCACGGCTGGGGTCTTGACTTTGCCCTGAGAAAATGTGTAGAG CCTGCGCATGATAAGATCGGCGTTGTAGATTCTCAGTGGATCGTTCATCAAACTGTTCCTTCATTGGGGAGCCAG GGTGAATCAGAAAATGGAAAGGCGCCATGGCAAGGG GTAAGGGAAAGGTGCAGAAAGGAATGGACGATGTTTCAGAAGCGAGTATCAAATGCAGAAAATGCCTACTTCAAGGCTATCGGGGTAGATCCCTCAACTTCAAAGGCCCATTAG
- the LOC103403062 gene encoding uncharacterized protein isoform X2: protein MRLIVTTFVGVVFGFLIGASFPTLSLTKLNLSSSLRPTIDLSYNEDLKSDISSQALLSSWSSARSKNSTSQDQSSNGTLRIWVPSNPRGAEMLPPGIVAAESDFYLRRLWGNPSEDVTIKPRYLVTFTVGLNQKRNIDAAVKKFSENFTILLFHYDGQTTEWDDLEWSKRAIHVSVRKQTKWWYAKRFLHPDIVAPYDYIFIWDEDLGVEHFNSEEYIRLVRKHGLEISQPGLEPNKGLTWQMTKRRGDREVHKQTEEKPGWCTDPLLPPCAAFIEIMAPVFSRSAWRCVWHMIQNDLVHGWGLDFALRKCVEPAHDKIGVVDSQWIVHQTVPSLGSQGESENGKAPWQGVRERCRKEWTMFQKRVSNAENAYFKAIGVDPSTSKAH from the exons ATGAGGCTTATTGTGACAACTTTTGTAGGAGTAGTTTTTGGGTTCTTGATAGGTGCATCCTTTCCAACATTGTCACTAACAAAG CTGAATCTCTCATCCAGCCTTCGTCCAACTATTGATCTGTCATACAACGAGGATCTGAAATCAGACATCTCCAGCCAAGCACTTCTAAGTTCTTGGTCTTCTGCAAGGagtaaaaatagcacaagtcaAGATCAGAGTTCAAATGGCACATTGAGG ATTTGGGTGCCATCAAATCCCAGAGGTGCAGAAATGCTACCACCAGGAATTGTTGCAGCCGAGTCAGACTTCTACTTGCGCAGATTATGGGGCAATCCTAGTGAG GACGTGACCATCAAACCAAGGTACCTTGTGACATTCACTGTGGGTTTGAATCAGAAAAGGAATATCGATGCAGCAGTGAAAaag TTTTCAGAGAACTTTACGATTCTCCTTTTTCATTATGATGGCCAAACAACTGAGTGGGATGACCTGGAGTGGTCTAAGCGTGCTATACATGTTAGTGTTCGTAAGCAGACTAAATG GTGGTATGCCAAGCGGTTTTTGCATCCTGACATTGTGGCCCCATACGACTACATATTTATCTGGGATGAAGACCTGGGAGTAGAGCATTTTAATTCAGAAGA ATACATTAGACTAGTGAGGAAGCATGGTTTGGAGATTTCACAGCCTGGTTTGGAACCCAACAaaggtttaacatggcagatgACAAAGAGGAGAGGCGATCGTGAAGTTCACAA ACAAACAGAGGAGAAACCGGGCTGGTGCACTGACCCACTTCTGCCTCCATGTGCAGC CTTTATTGAAATCATGGCTCCAGTATTTTCTCGTAGTGCCTGGCGCTGTGTGTGGCATATGATTCAG AATGACTTGGTCCACGGCTGGGGTCTTGACTTTGCCCTGAGAAAATGTGTAGAG CCTGCGCATGATAAGATCGGCGTTGTAGATTCTCAGTGGATCGTTCATCAAACTGTTCCTTCATTGGGGAGCCAG GGTGAATCAGAAAATGGAAAGGCGCCATGGCAAGGG GTAAGGGAAAGGTGCAGAAAGGAATGGACGATGTTTCAGAAGCGAGTATCAAATGCAGAAAATGCCTACTTCAAGGCTATCGGGGTAGATCCCTCAACTTCAAAGGCCCATTAG
- the LOC103403061 gene encoding probable E3 ubiquitin-protein ligase XERICO, whose product MGISNFPPAVGGVLPLLVMNTVFSVALLKNMARSVLQVMGANINSHTFDENPDGCPEEMSRGRRISMTQFKSFCRNRGQTECCVCLCGFEAEEEVSELSCKHFFHKSCLEKWFEHNNSTTCPLCRSVD is encoded by the coding sequence ATGGGGATTTCGAACTTCCCGCCTGCAGTAGGGGGCGTGCTGCCATTGCTAGTAATGAACACAGTTTTTTCGGTGGCTCTGCTAAAGAACATGGCGAGATCTGTGCTCCAAGTGATGGGTGCCAATATCAATTCCCACACTTTCGACGAGAACCCTGATGGGTGTCCTGAGGAAATGTCTAGAGGGAGAAGAATCTCAATGACCCAGTTCAAATCGTTCTGCAGAAACAGGGGACAAACAGAGTGCTGCGTCTGTCTCTGCGGGTTCGAAGCAGAGGAAGAAGTGAGCGAGTTGTCCTGCAAGCACTTCTTCCACAAAAGTTGTCTGGAAAAGTGGTTCGAGCACAACAACAGTACGACTTGCCCTCTCTGCCGCTCTGTTGACTAA